In one window of Arthrobacter pascens DNA:
- a CDS encoding glycosyltransferase family 4 protein: MLSLRLLVPANIRHHSGGNAYNARLAQGLKALGARVEVLAVEGSWPAASAKERRRLGSLLGAWETSAETTSGTVTLVDGLIALGAPDELEYAAAARRPVWVLLHMPSAGDPGSEARALCAAAGVISTSSSTAAAIRSLHGLPGSHIALPGTDPAPVAKGSDPPHIIAVAALLPNKDQLLSVEALALIHDLDWTAAFVGSDETDPEYAAQVRAAVTAHGLGDRVQLTGELRGEALDNAWDRADLSLLVSREEAFGMVVTESLARGVPVLVREGTGTVEALTLASPRPTETDPGETDDTLPGAVVGLSDNPEPLAAVVRHWLEEPRLRLAWREAAMSARVRLPGWDATARTVLEIMGGHGTGKPASGADTTAIAADGQ, translated from the coding sequence ATGCTCAGCCTCCGCCTCCTGGTTCCCGCCAACATCCGTCACCACTCAGGTGGCAACGCCTACAACGCGCGGCTCGCCCAAGGGCTGAAGGCGTTGGGTGCACGGGTTGAGGTGCTGGCAGTGGAGGGCTCATGGCCGGCCGCCAGCGCAAAGGAACGACGGCGGCTGGGGAGCCTTTTGGGGGCGTGGGAGACTTCGGCGGAAACCACCTCTGGAACGGTCACTCTGGTGGACGGCTTGATCGCCTTGGGCGCCCCCGACGAACTCGAGTATGCCGCGGCTGCTCGAAGGCCCGTCTGGGTCCTGCTCCACATGCCGTCCGCCGGCGATCCGGGGAGCGAGGCCCGGGCCTTGTGTGCCGCTGCCGGGGTGATCAGCACCAGCAGTTCCACCGCCGCTGCGATCAGGTCACTGCACGGGCTGCCGGGCAGCCACATTGCGCTGCCGGGCACTGACCCCGCACCCGTCGCCAAGGGCTCGGACCCCCCGCACATCATCGCGGTGGCCGCGCTGCTGCCCAACAAGGACCAGTTGCTGAGCGTGGAGGCACTGGCGCTGATTCACGACCTGGACTGGACGGCCGCCTTCGTGGGGTCAGACGAAACGGATCCGGAATATGCCGCCCAGGTCCGTGCCGCAGTGACCGCCCATGGGCTAGGAGACAGGGTGCAGCTGACCGGCGAACTGAGAGGTGAGGCGCTGGACAACGCATGGGACCGCGCCGACCTGAGCCTGCTCGTGTCCCGGGAAGAGGCCTTCGGGATGGTCGTCACCGAATCGCTCGCCCGCGGCGTCCCGGTCCTCGTGCGGGAGGGTACCGGCACCGTGGAGGCACTAACGTTGGCCAGCCCCCGCCCAACCGAGACGGACCCAGGGGAGACGGACGATACTCTGCCTGGCGCCGTCGTCGGCCTTTCAGACAACCCCGAACCGCTGGCGGCGGTGGTCCGGCACTGGCTGGAGGAACCACGGCTGAGGCTGGCCTGGCGCGAGGCGGCCATGTCCGCACGCGTGCGGCTCCCCGGATGGGATGCCACGGCACGAACGGTGCTGGAGATCATGGGAGGCCACGGGACCGGGAAACCGGCGTCGGGAGCGGATACCACTGCCATTGCCGCTGATGGACAATGA
- a CDS encoding nucleoside deaminase, with translation MIPAEKKYAEWMGLALDEARRALATDDVPIGAVVIGPDGAVLGSGRNQREALGDPTAHAEVVAIRQAADRLRGLSAEDGSPHDGWRLAECTLVVTLEPCAMCAGAVVLARIPRVVFGAWDEKAGAAGSVFDVLRERRLNHWVEVYAGVREAECGALLREFFAGHRTQP, from the coding sequence ATGATCCCGGCAGAAAAGAAATACGCTGAGTGGATGGGCCTTGCGCTGGACGAGGCCAGACGCGCCCTTGCCACAGACGACGTGCCCATCGGCGCCGTCGTGATAGGGCCCGACGGCGCCGTGCTGGGTTCCGGGCGGAACCAAAGGGAGGCCCTGGGAGACCCCACCGCCCATGCCGAAGTGGTGGCGATCCGTCAGGCGGCGGACCGGTTGCGTGGGCTCTCGGCCGAGGATGGCAGCCCCCACGACGGTTGGAGGCTTGCCGAGTGCACCCTTGTGGTGACACTGGAGCCCTGCGCCATGTGCGCGGGTGCTGTGGTGCTGGCACGCATTCCCCGGGTGGTCTTCGGCGCCTGGGACGAGAAGGCCGGGGCCGCCGGTTCGGTCTTTGACGTGCTCCGGGAGCGCCGCCTCAACCATTGGGTGGAGGTCTATGCGGGCGTCCGCGAAGCGGAATGCGGGGCGTTGCTCAGGGAGTTCTTCGCCGGACACCGGACACAGCCGTAG
- a CDS encoding DNA glycosylase AlkZ-like family protein, whose protein sequence is MTTQAPAATGFDLPEPEQLTPALLRAWAWHRQGLDGSLKGADSAEVFSMAGWARSVGGANPYLTLFARAGISRAQADDDVLSLKIHELPAARGCTYVLGHNDFAWALQVGRDAAVAPFRVLARMGVERGEITLLEEQILHTLAEAGGPLDPRQLKDELGDSVRNLGEEGKKKGAATTLPTALGLLQADGRIRRVPVNGRLDQQRYAYTLWGLPAVTMDDASARSLLMERYLGWTGGATFKQSQWFTGFTVAASKAAIAAVGAVEVRTGAGEVLWMLPDDVARLAAFEAPDEEQIQLLAGTDSMVLLRRNSADLFDERDKGRKVLDSTLALQADLPDHPILDRGRIIGLWQYDPAKERIAHWLFDGVTAATGQRIAEVEAWIRAELGDFRSFSLDSPASRKDRIDALDAAG, encoded by the coding sequence ATGACTACGCAAGCGCCGGCCGCCACCGGATTCGACCTGCCCGAGCCTGAACAGCTCACGCCCGCCCTGCTGCGGGCGTGGGCCTGGCATAGGCAGGGACTGGACGGCAGCCTCAAGGGTGCGGATTCTGCGGAGGTCTTCAGCATGGCCGGCTGGGCCCGCTCGGTCGGGGGAGCCAACCCATACCTCACCCTGTTTGCGCGAGCAGGGATCAGCCGCGCGCAGGCAGATGACGATGTCCTGTCCTTGAAGATCCATGAACTCCCCGCCGCCCGGGGCTGCACGTACGTCCTGGGCCACAACGATTTCGCCTGGGCCCTTCAGGTCGGCCGGGACGCGGCGGTGGCGCCGTTCCGTGTGCTGGCCAGGATGGGCGTGGAACGTGGCGAGATAACGCTGCTGGAGGAGCAGATCCTGCACACACTGGCCGAAGCGGGCGGCCCGCTTGACCCCAGGCAGCTCAAGGACGAGCTGGGCGATTCGGTGCGGAACCTCGGCGAGGAGGGAAAGAAGAAGGGCGCCGCCACCACGCTGCCCACCGCACTGGGACTCCTGCAAGCGGACGGCCGGATCCGCCGCGTGCCTGTCAACGGCAGGCTGGACCAGCAGCGCTACGCCTACACACTGTGGGGACTGCCGGCAGTAACCATGGACGATGCCTCCGCCCGCAGCCTCCTCATGGAGCGTTACCTCGGCTGGACCGGCGGCGCTACTTTCAAGCAGTCGCAATGGTTCACCGGCTTCACTGTGGCGGCCAGCAAGGCCGCAATCGCTGCCGTCGGCGCCGTGGAGGTGCGCACCGGAGCGGGCGAGGTGCTGTGGATGCTGCCCGACGACGTCGCCCGGCTTGCCGCCTTTGAGGCGCCGGATGAGGAACAGATCCAGTTGCTTGCCGGCACTGATTCGATGGTCTTGCTGCGGCGGAATTCGGCGGACTTGTTCGACGAGCGGGACAAGGGCAGGAAGGTGCTGGATTCGACCCTGGCGCTTCAGGCCGACCTCCCTGACCACCCCATCCTGGACCGCGGCCGAATCATCGGACTCTGGCAATACGATCCGGCGAAAGAACGCATCGCCCACTGGCTCTTTGACGGTGTCACTGCCGCTACCGGTCAGCGGATCGCCGAGGTTGAAGCCTGGATCCGCGCCGAGCTCGGTGATTTCCGCTCCTTCAGCCTGGACTCGCCAGCGTCCCGGAAGGACCGGATCGATGCGCTGGACGCTGCCGGCTAG
- a CDS encoding phosphatase PAP2 family protein encodes MDTITERLREWFKPYAALTITILVGGVIVVVLALLGAEVYYNVVDDAGLANLDKPALRFAEELRSPELDAAATGFTNIGGGIGMPILASILTAWLTFLGRTWRPIVLVGGAAAFSISATTFSKRLVGRTRPDYADAVPPFETSPSFPSGHTLNTTVVIGLVVYLACLQFHRTLVRVSVITAGALFIVAMGLSRVFLGHHWLTDVIAAWLLGLAWMCIVILAHRLFHIVRRREHRGPAPSFDRPIVRDVVQNDGITGPEKGGAG; translated from the coding sequence GTGGACACCATCACAGAACGGCTCAGAGAGTGGTTCAAGCCGTATGCTGCCCTAACCATCACCATCCTGGTCGGCGGCGTGATCGTGGTAGTGCTGGCGCTGCTCGGGGCTGAGGTGTACTACAACGTGGTGGACGACGCCGGCCTGGCCAACCTGGACAAACCTGCGCTGAGGTTCGCGGAAGAACTGCGGAGTCCGGAGCTGGATGCTGCAGCAACGGGATTTACGAATATCGGCGGCGGTATCGGTATGCCCATCCTCGCAAGCATCCTTACCGCTTGGCTGACCTTCCTCGGAAGGACCTGGCGGCCCATCGTCCTGGTAGGGGGCGCCGCAGCCTTTTCGATCTCGGCAACCACTTTTAGCAAGAGGCTCGTTGGCCGCACCAGGCCGGACTATGCAGACGCCGTGCCGCCGTTCGAAACCTCACCCTCCTTTCCCAGCGGCCATACACTGAACACCACGGTGGTGATCGGGCTGGTGGTCTACCTGGCGTGCCTCCAGTTTCACCGGACCCTGGTCCGGGTGTCCGTGATCACCGCCGGAGCGCTCTTTATTGTCGCCATGGGGCTCAGCAGGGTTTTCCTCGGACACCATTGGCTCACGGACGTTATTGCCGCCTGGCTGCTGGGCCTGGCGTGGATGTGCATCGTGATTCTGGCACACCGGCTCTTTCACATTGTCAGGCGACGCGAACACCGAGGGCCCGCTCCGAGCTTCGACCGGCCGATTGTGCGTGATGTGGTACAGAATGACGGTATTACCGGGCCCGAGAAGGGGGGCGCCGGGTGA